The Anastrepha ludens isolate Willacy chromosome X, idAnaLude1.1, whole genome shotgun sequence genome includes a window with the following:
- the LOC128869343 gene encoding jerky protein homolog-like, whose translation MTADIFEEWFHNSFVPEVTTFLIHEGLPVKAVLIVDNAPCHPKQGLLKTECGSIFVLYMPPNVTPLLQPMDQNVIRLTKLHYRTNLLKSAIDKDEIANFKKKITLKDAICLLTQAWQKVDADVIKKCWCPLLDYKHPIGNDECIEDDVPLSVLRQQQTTFRI comes from the exons ATGACTGCGGACATTTTCGAAGAATGGTTCCACAATTCCTTTGTACCAgag gttaCCACATTCCTAATACACGAGGGTCTACCAGTCAAAGCAGTTTTGATCGTAGATAATGCACCGTGCCATCCAAAACAAGGGTTATTAAAAACAGAATGTGGttcaattttcgttttatatatGCCACCAAATGTAACACCCCTTCTCCAGCCGATGGACCAGAATGTAATAAGGTTAACCAAGTTGCACTatagaacaaatttattaaaatcagctattgataaagacgaaatagccaactttaaaaaaaaaattactttgaaagatGCCATTTGCCTTTTGACTCAAGCATGGCAAAAAGTCGATGCCGACGTTATTAAAAAATGCTGGTGTCCATTACTTGACTATAAACATCCGATAGGCAATGATGAGTGTATCGAGGATGATGTGCCTCTCAGTGTTTTAAGACAGCAGCAAACAACATTCCGAATTTGA